From a single Oncorhynchus tshawytscha isolate Ot180627B linkage group LG33, Otsh_v2.0, whole genome shotgun sequence genomic region:
- the LOC112230751 gene encoding calcium-binding mitochondrial carrier protein SCaMC-2 isoform X1, which translates to MMHKQGSFVSPLLSGVFCQCQADEAHRGSDPGGGVEDTGGPSFPPRARPLSGVNTGSCDDSCEPSYLCELCGGPEQDHRLKVLFQVLDVNGDGGICVNDLSIGLKKLGVHRTELELMKIVKAGDKDLDGQLDFEEFVHYLRDHEKKLRLVFKSLDTKNDGRIDKQEIMQSLRDLGVNISEQQAEKILKSMDKNGTMTIDWNEWRDYHLLHPADNIPEIILYWKHATIFDVGESLMVPDEFTAEEKKTGMWWRHLVAGGAAGAVSRTCTAPLDRLKVLMQVHASRTNSMCIAGGFTHMIREGGMWSLWRGNGMNVIKIAPESAIKFMAYEQIKRLIGSNQETLGILERFVAGSLAGAIAQSSIYPMEVLKTRLALRKTGQFSGIADCAKQIFRKEGMAAFYKGYIPNLIGIIPYAGIDLAVYETLKNSWLQRYATDSADPGVFVLLACGTTSSTCGQLASYPLALVRTRMQAQATIEGGPQMTMSGLFKHIVKTEGAFGLYRGLAPNFMKVIPAVSISYVVYENLKMSLGVVSR; encoded by the exons ATGATGCACAAGCAAGGGTCGTTCGTGTCCCCCTTGCTCAGCGGGGTCTTTTGTCAATGCCAAGCAGATGAGGCGCACCGGGGTTCTGACCCAGGTGGCGGGGTCGAGGATACTGGGGGTCCATCCTTCCCACCTCGGGCTCGGCCGTTGTCAGGGGTGAACACAGGTTCCTGTGATGACTCCTGTGAACCATCGTATCTATGCGAACTTTGTGGTGGACCCGAGCAGGACCACAGACTGAAAGTGCTGTTTCAAGTCCTGGACGTGAATGGTGATGGGGGCATCTGCGTCAACGACCTGTCCATTGGGCTCAAGAAACTGGGCGTTCATCGCACAGAACTCGAGCTTATG AAAATAGTTAAAGCGGGAGATAAGGACCTGGATGGCCAGTTGGACTTCGAAGAGTTCGTCCACTATCTGAGAGACCACGAGAAGAAGCTCCGGCTGGTCTTCAAAAGCTTGGACACTAAGAACGATG GTCGTATTGACAAGCAGGAAATCATGCAGTCCCTTCGAGACCTGGGGGTTAACATCTCCGAGCAGCAGGCAGAGAAGATCCTCAAAAG CATGGATAAGAATGGCACGATGACCATCGACTGGAACGAGTGGAGAGACTACCACCTACTGCACCCCGCCGATAACATTCCCGAGATCATCCTGTACTGGAAACACGCAACG atatTCGATGTGGGGGAGAGTTTGATGGTGCCAGATGAGTTTACAGCCGAGGAAAAGAAGACTGGGATGTGGTGGCGACACTTAGTGGCTGGAGGGGCAGCCGGCGCCGTGTCTCGAACCTGCACCGCACCCCTGGACCGGCTCAAAGTGCTCATGCAG GTCCACGCCTCCCGTACCAACAGCATGTGCATTGCCGGCGGCTTCACCCACATGATACGCGAGGGCGGTATGTGGTCACTATGGCGAGGCAATGGCATGAACGTCATCAAGATCGCCCCTGAGTCAGCCATCAAGTTCATGGCTTACGAGCAG ATCAAACGTTTGATAGGCAGCAACCAGGAAACACTGGGCATCCTGGAGAGGTTTGTGGCGGGATCTCTGGCTGGAGCCATCGCCCAGAGCAGTATCTACCCCATGGAGGTGTTGAAGACCCGCCTAGCCCTGAGGAAGACGGGACAGTTCTCTGGCATCGCTGACTGCGCCAAACAGATCTTCCGGAAGGAGGGCATGGCCGCCTTCTACAAGGGCTACATTCCCAACTTGATAGGCATCATCCCCTACGCTGGCATCGACCTGGCTGTCTACGAG ACTCTGAAGAATTCATGGCTGCAGCGCTATGCCACAGACAGTGCTGACCCGGGGGTGTTCGTGCTGTTAGCCTGCGGTACCACCTCCAGCACCTGTGGACAGCTGGCCAGCTACCCACTGGCCCTGGTCAGGACCCGAATGCAGGCTCAAG CCACCATCGAGGGCGGTCCCCAGATGACCATGTCGGGGCTGTTCAAACACATTGTGAAGACTGAGGGTGCATTCGGACTTTACCGAGGCCTGGCCCCAAACTTCATGAAGGTCATTCCAGCGGTCAGCATCAGCTACGTGGTCTACGAGAACCTCAAGATGAGTCTGGGGGTGGTGTCACGTTGA
- the LOC112230751 gene encoding calcium-binding mitochondrial carrier protein SCaMC-2-B isoform X2, with product MPFYLIPPVNVISSSVRPAITIFDVGESLMVPDEFTAEEKKTGMWWRHLVAGGAAGAVSRTCTAPLDRLKVLMQVHASRTNSMCIAGGFTHMIREGGMWSLWRGNGMNVIKIAPESAIKFMAYEQIKRLIGSNQETLGILERFVAGSLAGAIAQSSIYPMEVLKTRLALRKTGQFSGIADCAKQIFRKEGMAAFYKGYIPNLIGIIPYAGIDLAVYETLKNSWLQRYATDSADPGVFVLLACGTTSSTCGQLASYPLALVRTRMQAQATIEGGPQMTMSGLFKHIVKTEGAFGLYRGLAPNFMKVIPAVSISYVVYENLKMSLGVVSR from the exons ATGCCTTTTTATTTGATTCCCCCGGTGAATGTTATATCCTCATCGGTTCGACCAGCTATCACG atatTCGATGTGGGGGAGAGTTTGATGGTGCCAGATGAGTTTACAGCCGAGGAAAAGAAGACTGGGATGTGGTGGCGACACTTAGTGGCTGGAGGGGCAGCCGGCGCCGTGTCTCGAACCTGCACCGCACCCCTGGACCGGCTCAAAGTGCTCATGCAG GTCCACGCCTCCCGTACCAACAGCATGTGCATTGCCGGCGGCTTCACCCACATGATACGCGAGGGCGGTATGTGGTCACTATGGCGAGGCAATGGCATGAACGTCATCAAGATCGCCCCTGAGTCAGCCATCAAGTTCATGGCTTACGAGCAG ATCAAACGTTTGATAGGCAGCAACCAGGAAACACTGGGCATCCTGGAGAGGTTTGTGGCGGGATCTCTGGCTGGAGCCATCGCCCAGAGCAGTATCTACCCCATGGAGGTGTTGAAGACCCGCCTAGCCCTGAGGAAGACGGGACAGTTCTCTGGCATCGCTGACTGCGCCAAACAGATCTTCCGGAAGGAGGGCATGGCCGCCTTCTACAAGGGCTACATTCCCAACTTGATAGGCATCATCCCCTACGCTGGCATCGACCTGGCTGTCTACGAG ACTCTGAAGAATTCATGGCTGCAGCGCTATGCCACAGACAGTGCTGACCCGGGGGTGTTCGTGCTGTTAGCCTGCGGTACCACCTCCAGCACCTGTGGACAGCTGGCCAGCTACCCACTGGCCCTGGTCAGGACCCGAATGCAGGCTCAAG CCACCATCGAGGGCGGTCCCCAGATGACCATGTCGGGGCTGTTCAAACACATTGTGAAGACTGAGGGTGCATTCGGACTTTACCGAGGCCTGGCCCCAAACTTCATGAAGGTCATTCCAGCGGTCAGCATCAGCTACGTGGTCTACGAGAACCTCAAGATGAGTCTGGGGGTGGTGTCACGTTGA